The nucleotide sequence AAAAGCTGATATAAATCCGGCTATATCATAAGAGGAGGCGAATCCATTGTTTACCGCCATATCTCTGAGAGTTTCAGCAAGAGTATAAACAGCCGTCTCGTCAGCCTCATCCTGAGCATATGCAGAGTAATTATTAGTTCTTGGTTTTGAAACAAAATAGTTATAGTCATAATATGAAATACTTACATCCAGTCTGAAAGTTTCTCCATAGAAAGGATAGTTCCATGAATACGACAACGATTGATAAGGTTTATCCTGATTAAGAGAAAATGAAATTCTTAAGTCTGTGTTGATTATACGTGATACCATTGCTGCGGCTTCAGAACGTAAAATATCTGAAGCTGGATAAAACGTTCCATATTCATCACTACCGGTTACAACTCCTGATTCATAAAGTTTTAATATCTCTTGATAATATGGATTTGACTCTCTGACATCAGGTATGGGAGATATTTCATTAATTTTTTGATAACAGTCAGGCAGAGCTTTAAATAACAAGTAAGCTAACTGTTCTCTTGATGCGGGGTTTAAGTATCTTCCGCTGAATTGATTTGGTTCTATTATCCCTTGGTTAACCGCATACTCAAGATATGGCATGAACCAAGTCATATTTGCCTGTCGGTTAACGGAGCCTACACCGTTTGTATTTATATAAACTCCGGTTTTTGGGGTTTGCGTCATAGAATCGCTGTCATTTATTTGAAAATTGCCGTTTCCGCTTATAGGATATGAATATTTGATATTGTTGTTATCAAGTGAGGCAACGCTTCCGCCAGAGTTTAATTTGTTAATTGTATTGCCGTAGTATTTAGCATTGAGTCTTGAAGCTACTGTTATTGCCTCTGCCAGTGTAATGTTTCCGTCGGGTGTAAACATATTATCGCCGGTTCCGGTCATTATTCCGTATTCATAAGCAAAGCCTACATAGTAATAATACCAATCGTCATCGTAAACATCAGCATATGTAGAAGAATCATAATAGTTTGTCTGTTCAAATTGTGGGAATATTTCGGCAAATGCTGTAGCAGAAACAGATGTTAATATACATAATACGAGAATAGTTGAAATAAATTTTAATTTATATTTTATCATGACGCACCTCACTTATATAGAGTGTGATTAATTGTCATCGTGATTTTTATCGTCAGACGGTTCGTTTATTTCATCGCTTTCAGAACTGTTTTCAGTATCGGGTTCAACCAAAGTAACAACAGCTTCTTCAATTCTGTGGTCAGCGACTTTGGTTACGTTTATTTTCATAGACCCGAAAGACAGCTCAGGCATTTCTCCATCTGCGGGGACTGTTCCAAGCTCATCTAATATTAATCCGGCAAAGGTGTTATATTCTTCGTCAGGAATATCTATACCAAGTTCTTCTTCAACGTCTTCAATTTCTGCGCAGCCCTGAATAAGCCAGCTGTCGTCTTCGCCGGGAAGTTTAACAATTTCTTGTTCCTCCTCAGGCTGATCGTATTCGCTGTACAGTTCACCGACTATTTCCTCAATCAAGTCTTCTTGTGTAACTATGCCTCTAAAACCGCCGTATTCATCAAGAACAATAGCGAAGTGAGCATTTTTATCCTGCATTTGAGAAAACATTTCGTCAGCTTTTATAGACTCAGGAACAAAATATGGCTCTCTTAAAATATCTCTAAGATTTCCATTCCTGTCTTTAAGTAAGAATTTGTAAAAATCACGGCTGTTCAGAACTCCAATGATATCATCTATAGCATTGCCGCATACTGGATATCTTGTATGGTTTGTTTCATTTATAATTTCTTCCCACTTATCAGGACCGTCATTTATCCACAAGATAACTGCGTCGGTTCTGTGAGTCATTATGTCTTCAACAGGTTTGTCGTCCATTTCAAAAATATTATGTATCATTTCTTTTTCATCGTCATCAATGGCGCCGCTTTCTGACCCGATATCAACCATCATTCTGATTTCTTCCTCGGTGACGTCATCATCGTTTTCGTCTGGCCGAATACCAAAGATTTTCAAAATAATTTTTGATATAATTCGAGGAATCCATACAAATGGTATACTCAAATATGTTACAAAGATTGAAATGGGAGTTAAGGCTACAGAAATACTTTCAGAGTATTTTCCGGCCAAACCTTTTGGAACAAAAATTCCAAATATTAAATATACTAAAGTTGTAATGAAAGAAATAATTACAAAACTCAATATACAAGCAGCAATGATATTTATATTAAGCTCGGTAAAGTACGAAACCAGCGGAATCAAATACATATATATTGCACATCCGCCTATTGAGAGCAGTAGTAAGCTGTTTATAAATTGAATAGACGCTACAAAATCCCCTGAGTTTCCATCGAGAAATTTTGAAAGCCGTATGGCTTTTTTGTTTCCGCTGTCTGCTAGTTTTTTAAGTTTTGCATCATTTACTACAATTGTTGACTGTTCGATTAAAGTAAAAAACATACTTAAACCAAACAAAATCAAAAGAATCACCCATAACGATTGCGTAGGGGGCAACGTGTCCAAAAATAATCATCCTTCCGGGCGAACATAACCCATAATAATTTTTATTGTCCATCAGTATAACAGAAAATGCGATAAAAGTCAAATTCTATATTGTAAACGTTTAGTTAACTTTTAAGGTATATCCGTTATATTTATAAAATCTTTAATAATTTTATTTTCTAATCCTATATATCTAAAACAATATTTTTGAAACTTGAAACTTTAATTAGAACTAAAATAGAAATATTTTATAAAGAATAAGTTAGCTAAATAATACAATAAAATATTTTTATAAACTTAAAGAAGTTTTATTACAGGATTGCAGAAACTAATCCACAGTATCTAATAACGTTATAGTATATATCCTTAGAATGGAACAATATTAACTACTACTTTATTATACGAGTTGTAAGATATGTCTTATAAAAAATATAAAATAAGTATATTTAAATGATTGTATTGCAAGCATCGGTAGGTGTGACCACATTTTTCTTAAAAGTGCGTGTTATATATATTAACTTGTTTTGCCATAACTTGCGATGTCATTAATATGTATACTCAATGCGGACAAAGTCCGCCGCGTTAGGCGCGCAGCCGCGGAAAAATAATAACTATATTGTATTTAATTATTATAATATAAGCAAATTTTATTTATTATGTAATTATTTATGTCAACTCAAAATTATTTTTGTTATATAATTTATTACAAGCTGTGGTTCACATAGAGCCACAGCTTGTAATATTAAAATAAACATTCATTCTTTTTTTATATCAACACCAAGATTTTTAAGCTTTTCAACAAAGTTTTCATAACCGCGTTCAATGTGTTCAATATCATGAATTTTACTTGTTCCATCGGCTTTTAGCGCCGCAGCAACTAACGCGGCGCCGGCTCTTAAATCGGTTGCTTTGACTTCCGCTCCGCTGAGACGTTTTACGCCTTCAATAAAAGCGGCGTTGCCCTCTGTTTTAATTTTGGCTCCCATACGGCAAAGTTCAGGAATATGGGCAAATCTGTTTTCAAAAATGGTTTCAACGACCATTCCGTTGCCATCACTTGTAGACAGCAGTGACATGGTCTGAGCCTGCAAATCTGTAGGAAATCCGGGATATGGGAGAGTTTTGATATCTACAGATTTGGGCTTTTGGCAGGGTTTTAAGTCTATAAAATCAAGACCGGTTTCAAACATGAATCCCATTTCTGTTAATTTAGCCAATAGTGGTTTTAAATGCAGAGGTTCAATATTCTCTGTTTTAATTCCACTGCCTAATCCGGCGGCACAGATGATAAAAGTTCCGGCCTCTATTCTATCGGGAATAATCTTATGATTATTTTTGTGCATTCTTGTCGTGCCTTTTATTATTATTGTGTCACTTCCGGCCCCTGTGACTGAGCCGCCCATTCCGCATAGGAAATCAGCTAAATCAATTATTTCAGGTTCGTTGGCAGCGTTTTCTATAGTGGTTGTGCCATTGGCTAGGCACGCTGCTATCATAAGGTTTTCGGTTGCTCCGACACTGGGAAAATCCAAATATATTCTTGTTCCAACCAGACCATTTTTTGCGGACGCTTCAACAAATCCATGACCCTGCTTGATTTTTGCACCCATTGCGGCAAAACCTTTTAAGTGAAGGTCTATAGGACGGGCTCCTATTTTACAGCCTCCAGGAAGTGGTATACGAACATTTCCGAATCTTGCTAAGCATGGTGACATAACAAGGACTGACGCTCTGAGCTTTGAAAATAGTGAATAATCACGCAATCTTTTAGGTTTTGTGATATTTGCTGAGATTCTCATTGAACCGTGCTTGTCTCTATAAATATCACAGCCCAGACCTTTTATAATTTCTGCCATTACATCAGTATCAGAAAGATGAGGGACGTTATCTAAAACTGATTCTTCTTCGGAAAGAAGTGCCGCTGCCATAATCGGAAGAGCAGAATTTTTAGAGCCGCTTATTTTTACATTTCCTCCAAAATTTTCACAGGGACCGTTTATAATATACTTTGCCATATAAAATCATTCCTTAACGTATTATATTTGAAGTTGAGATAATACCGGTGCTTTGTGGGCTTTCACCTGATATGGCCAGTATAGGAACATAGGTTTTTGCAGTTAAAACAAAAGCGCAGGTCAAAATTAATGATGTTATAAGCCTTTTTTTCATAAAATTTCCTCCAAAACCGCATAATAAAATTTTAAGAATTATGCCACAATAGTATTTTGACCTGTAACAACTTTTTTATAACTTGTATTTTTTAAATAAAAAGATAATATTTAAGATAATAATAAAAATATTGTTTTAAAAATAAAAATTTATACAAATAGTGTAGAAGTATGTTATTCTATGTAAATAACGAAAACAATATGATGGATAATAATGATTTGTAATAAAAATATAAAAGAATATAAGTTGTGTCAATACAGAATATTTATTAACTTAAAATACTAAAATAATATAAAATAAAACTTTTCTGTAGCTATCTTATAATTATCATAATATAATACAAATATGTTTGCGAACTTCGGTAGGCTTGCGGAGCAAGCACGTAAGGTTCGCCGTCGTCTGACCGCTGCAAGCGGTCAAGAAGAATTTAACTATTTATAGTATTCTATTTATGTCATTATTATACTTAAAAAATAAATTAATAAATAAAATTGAACAGCTCCAGATTGTTCGGATAATACAAAAAGACACCTATGATAGACATAAATTAGCATTATAACATATCTATTTATTTAAATATTCAAATATCCTACAAAATACAATCATTAATTTTGTTAATATTATTTTGACCGCTTATAGCGGTCAGACGACGGCGAACCTTACGAGCTTGCTCCGCAAGCCTACCGAAGTTCGCAGATACAATTGCATTATATTATGATAATTAATTGGTTGTAAATAAGCGTACAGCAAATTGAGACGTTGTAAATGATAGATTATGGATTAAAATATAGGAAAGCTAAGGAAAAAGAAAACAGCAAGTTGATAAGTTGTAAATAAACATATAATAATGGATATATTATTATATATGAAAACTAATGCAATAAACAACGATTTTATAATATTTCTCAGTATTTTTTAATTTACAAAAGTTTTTGTATTATATAATTATAATAATATTATTTATTTCAATATCAAGTATCCAAAATATAAAAGAGTTCTTCTATATAATCTATATTAATATAATTATATAAGCAATTATAAATTCATAAATATGAAAATTTCTAAATATTTAAGTTTAATATTTAGAAATTTTATATAATTATAACATCTAATTATTTGCATACATAATTAGTAAAAACAAAAGAATGCCGTTAAAGAGTGTACGTAAAAACAGTATTAGATTGGTACTCAAAAAGCAGAAAATGTGATTTTTACATTTTCTGCTTTTTTGCTTTATACAAAATTGAGTACACTTTTGTTATGCTTGCAAAATAAATATTTGCAATTTACGCTGTAATGTGATAAAGTAGAAATGCGAAATAATTCAATGTAAACATTGAAGTTATATATAAGAGATAGGTATACGTTTTGGTAAAAACGTATGCTTAGATTTTCATTACCTATTGCTTATATGTAATTGAAGTTTTTCGCAGTATTTATTGAAGATACGTTTTTATATTTGGCATAGCTTCGGCTGCGCTTTTTTAATGCGAAAAATGCTGCGAAACAAAACTATATTATTTTACGGAGGTAATGAAAATGAAAAGGAAATTAGTGGGTTGGATTATGTGCATAATGTTATTTATCTCTGTTCTGCCAAACCTTGCTGTATCAGCAGGCGAAAGTTGGTGGTGGCCTTGCCCAAGTGCATTAAGTTATTCCAGCGGTTATGGTATGAGAACATATAATGGAGTAACAAGATTTCACAGGGGTGTTGATATTCCGGGCACACGCGGTTCTCAAGTAATCGCTTCAAGAAGCGGAATCGCCAGAATTGCTAACACAAACAATCCTTTTGCAAACGATAGAGGCCGTTGTGTTGTAATCGACCATGAAGATGGTTATTATTCTGTATATCAGCATATGTCAGATTATGCTATAAACGATAATGTGAGAGTAATGCAAGGACAAGTCATAGGTTATGTTGGCGGTTCAGGTTCAGGCGGAGAATATACTTATAATGCACATTTGCATTTTGAGGTACACAAATATTCGCCAAACAACGCTTTGACAATATTAAATCTTGATTGGAGTCAAGGAGTAAATACCCCTGTAACCTCTACAGACCCGAAAGCTTTTATTAACCCCAATGCCCCTCGACCTTCAGGCGAAGCACCAAGCAATATAACAATAAAAGCAAATAAAACATCTATTGAAGTAGGTGATACTGTTACATTTACGTATACAATAAGCAATGCTAATTCTAGATATGTCGGAATAGATTGGGCTGGCGGCAGTAGATATTATTCAATTCCTCTGAGTAATTCATCAGGAACAGTTTCGTACACATTTACTTTACCTGGTACTTATTGTGTTATCACTGAAGGTTCAAATGAGTATGGATATAATTGTTGCGGGGGTGTTTATATTACTGTTAAAGCAAAAGAAATAACGGCAAGCATTTCAGCCAATTACACTTCAATAGGTGTTGGTGATACAGTTACATTTGATTATTATATAAATAACGCCACATCTTACAGAGGATTAGGCATAGACTATGCAGGAGGTTCAAGATATTTTTCTCAATCACTTGATCAAACTTCAGGATCAGTTTCTCATACTTTTACTAAACCGGGATTATATTGTTGCATTGTAGAGGGATATAATACAGACGTATATAATTGCAGTCCTGGTGTTTATGTAAAAGTGGTAGACAGCAAGCCAATAGATATGACTATCAGCGTAGATGAAACCAATATAAATATAGGTGATACGGTTACTTTTAAATATGCAATTATCGGTGCAACAGTAAAGCATATAGGAATAGATTATGCCGACGGCACGCGGTATAATAGCATACGAACCTATCAGGATTCCGGCAGTATTTCTTATACATTTACACAAACAGGACTGTATTGCTGTATAATTGAGGGGTATAATAATATAGGATATGATTGTAGTCCGGGCATCTATATTAGGGTAACAGAACCGTATCAATCTCCAACTACTTTCACTACCTACACCGACAACGACAGCTATCGTAGATTTCACACGGAAATAACAAATCTTACCTGCGACGCAGAATACATTGTCGCGTCCTACGACAGCGGCGGACAGTTGCTTGAAATGTCAAATTCCGGCATTTCTGCGGGCGAGGGCGGCTGTGAAATGACCTTGCCAAAGCATAGTGGCGAAAAATATATAAAAGTATTTTTATGGGATAGTTTAAAAGGAATGAAACCGCTGACGGAGGTTGAAAAAATTACTCTATAAATTCAAGGGTGAGTACCACAAATCAAAGTGATACTCACCTTTTGTTATACTGTCTTATTAAGGACTGCCAAATGGCATTCTTTTAATATAAACTTTTACGCTGGATGAGTCATATCATCATAATTGACTAAGTCTTTGTCAATTTTATATTTTTCAGCTTTTCTCTGTTCAAAGAATTTGACTGCAACTTGGTCAAACAGTGCATATGAAAGTACATCTTCCGGCTGTTCTGTCCATTCTGCACATTCTTTTTTGAGTTTCTCAAGCTCAGGCTTTATTAGGTCAGCAGGACGGCAGGTAATTGCCTTTTCATTTCCTATTATCTTCTTTCTGAATTCATCGTCAATCGGAACAGGAGTTCTGCCGTATTCACCTTTACAAATTCCCTTTGTCTCTTTGGTTACCATCTTATAGCGTTCTCCCATGAGCACGTTTAATACCGCCTGGGTGCCTACTATTTGGCTTGTGGGGGTAACAAGAGGAGGATAGCCTAAATCTTTACGTACTTCAGGAACCTCTTTTAATACCTCGTCAAGTTTGTCTTCTTTTCCTTGCTGCTTCAGCTGAGAAACTAGATTTGACAGCATTCCGCCCGGAACCTGGTATTTTAATGTGTTAATATCAACGCCTAAAACCTTTGTGCTCATAAGACCGGAAGCCAAATACTTTTCTCTTAAAGGTTTAAAGTATTCAGCAATTTCAGTGAGCAAGTTAAGGTCGATTCCTGTATCGTACTCTGTTCCTTGAAGTGTTGCAACCAATGGTTCTGTAGGCGGCTGAGATGTTCCCAGAGCCATAGGCGACAATGCCGTGTCTACAATATCAACACCAGCTTCGATAGCCTTAAGATATGTCATTGAAGCAACACCGCTGGTATAGTGTGTATGAAGCTGTATCGGAATTTTGACAGCTTTTTTCAGTTTCTTTACAAGTTCAAAAGCATTGTATGGAGTCAAAAGACCGGCCATATCTTTTATGCAGATAGAATCGGCGCCGCAGCTCTCATATTCTTTTGCCAACTTTACAAAGAAATCATTATTGTGTACTGGGCTTATAGTATATGATATAGCCGCCTGAACGTGACCTTTTTCTTTTTTAGTAGCATTAATAGCTGTTTGAAGATTTCTAACATCGTTTAAGGCGTCAAAAATTCTGATTATATCAATTCCGTTAGCTATAGATTTCTGTACAAAATATTCAACTACGTCGTCGGCATAATGTCTGTAACCAAGAACGTTTTGACCTCTGAACAACATTTGAAGTTTTGTCTTTGGAGCGGCTTTTCTTATTTTTCTGAGCCTCTCCCAGGGGTCTTCATTAAGGAAACGGAGACAAGCGTCAAATGTGGCGCCTCCCCAAACTTCCAGAGAATGATAACCGACTTTATCCATTAGAGGCAATGCTGGCAGCATCTCTTCAGTTGTCATACGAGTTGCTATGAGAGACTGATGCGCATCACGACATATGGTTTCTGTAATTCCTACTTTAGCCATAATATTTTCCTCCTATAATTATTTTAAGATTAATGAGCGAACATAGCGAGGAATACGCCTGCCGCAACGGCAGAACCGATAACTCCGGCAACATTCGGACCCATAGCGTGCATGAGCAGGAAGTTTGAGGGGTTTTCCTCCTGTCCGACTACCTGTGATACACGGGCTGCCATCGGAACTGCTGATACTCCGGCTGAACCGATAAGCGGATTTACTTTTCCGTGGGTCAGTTTGCACATAAGTTTGCCTAGCAGCAAACCGCCGGCAGTACTGAAACAGAATGCAATAAGACCAAGCGCAACTATACCTAGTGTGGCAGGTGTAAGGAATGTTTCTGCCTTTGCGGTTGCGCCTACTGTGAGACCCAGGAATATTGTTATAACATTCATTAAACCATTTTGAGCGGTCTTTGCTAATCTATCAGCAACTCCGCTTTCTTTTATCAAATTGCCAAGCATTAGCATACCTACAAGCGCTACAGCGTCAGGCACGATTAAGGCCACGACTATTGTAACAATGATAGGGAACAAGATTCTTTCTCTCTTGCTGACCGGACGAAGCTGTTCCATAACGATAGAACGCTCTTTTTTAGTAGTAAGTCCCTTCATTATAGGCGGCTGAATAACCGGGATAAGAGCCATATAAGAATAAGCGGCTATGGCTATTGCCGGCAGCAATTCAGGCGCCAGTGTTTTAGTAACGTATATAGCGGTTGGACCATCGGCTCCGCCGATAATTCCAATTGAAGCTGCTTGTTCAACTCCGAATCCGATTGCCGGAATAGCTGCGCCCAATGCGAGAGCGCCAAGAAAAGTTATAAATACGCCGAACTGTGCTGCCGCACCCAAAAGAATGCTCTTAGGGTTAGCAATAAGCGGTCCGA is from Monoglobus pectinilyticus and encodes:
- a CDS encoding oxaloacetate decarboxylase subunit alpha, translated to MAKVGITETICRDAHQSLIATRMTTEEMLPALPLMDKVGYHSLEVWGGATFDACLRFLNEDPWERLRKIRKAAPKTKLQMLFRGQNVLGYRHYADDVVEYFVQKSIANGIDIIRIFDALNDVRNLQTAINATKKEKGHVQAAISYTISPVHNNDFFVKLAKEYESCGADSICIKDMAGLLTPYNAFELVKKLKKAVKIPIQLHTHYTSGVASMTYLKAIEAGVDIVDTALSPMALGTSQPPTEPLVATLQGTEYDTGIDLNLLTEIAEYFKPLREKYLASGLMSTKVLGVDINTLKYQVPGGMLSNLVSQLKQQGKEDKLDEVLKEVPEVRKDLGYPPLVTPTSQIVGTQAVLNVLMGERYKMVTKETKGICKGEYGRTPVPIDDEFRKKIIGNEKAITCRPADLIKPELEKLKKECAEWTEQPEDVLSYALFDQVAVKFFEQRKAEKYKIDKDLVNYDDMTHPA
- the murA gene encoding UDP-N-acetylglucosamine 1-carboxyvinyltransferase — its product is MAKYIINGPCENFGGNVKISGSKNSALPIMAAALLSEEESVLDNVPHLSDTDVMAEIIKGLGCDIYRDKHGSMRISANITKPKRLRDYSLFSKLRASVLVMSPCLARFGNVRIPLPGGCKIGARPIDLHLKGFAAMGAKIKQGHGFVEASAKNGLVGTRIYLDFPSVGATENLMIAACLANGTTTIENAANEPEIIDLADFLCGMGGSVTGAGSDTIIIKGTTRMHKNNHKIIPDRIEAGTFIICAAGLGSGIKTENIEPLHLKPLLAKLTEMGFMFETGLDFIDLKPCQKPKSVDIKTLPYPGFPTDLQAQTMSLLSTSDGNGMVVETIFENRFAHIPELCRMGAKIKTEGNAAFIEGVKRLSGAEVKATDLRAGAALVAAALKADGTSKIHDIEHIERGYENFVEKLKNLGVDIKKE
- a CDS encoding sodium ion-translocating decarboxylase subunit beta → MIVIACVLLYLAIVKKFEPLLLLPIAFGVLLTNMPMFQNSGAILMHNEFFTDPAYLIDGHLDIQRIFAEGGLLDLLYLGVKLGIYPPLIFLGIGIMTDFGPLIANPKSILLGAAAQFGVFITFLGALALGAAIPAIGFGVEQAASIGIIGGADGPTAIYVTKTLAPELLPAIAIAAYSYMALIPVIQPPIMKGLTTKKERSIVMEQLRPVSKRERILFPIIVTIVVALIVPDAVALVGMLMLGNLIKESGVADRLAKTAQNGLMNVITIFLGLTVGATAKAETFLTPATLGIVALGLIAFCFSTAGGLLLGKLMCKLTHGKVNPLIGSAGVSAVPMAARVSQVVGQEENPSNFLLMHAMGPNVAGVIGSAVAAGVFLAMFAH
- a CDS encoding hemolysin family protein, with the protein product MDTLPPTQSLWVILLILFGLSMFFTLIEQSTIVVNDAKLKKLADSGNKKAIRLSKFLDGNSGDFVASIQFINSLLLLSIGGCAIYMYLIPLVSYFTELNINIIAACILSFVIISFITTLVYLIFGIFVPKGLAGKYSESISVALTPISIFVTYLSIPFVWIPRIISKIILKIFGIRPDENDDDVTEEEIRMMVDIGSESGAIDDDEKEMIHNIFEMDDKPVEDIMTHRTDAVILWINDGPDKWEEIINETNHTRYPVCGNAIDDIIGVLNSRDFYKFLLKDRNGNLRDILREPYFVPESIKADEMFSQMQDKNAHFAIVLDEYGGFRGIVTQEDLIEEIVGELYSEYDQPEEEQEIVKLPGEDDSWLIQGCAEIEDVEEELGIDIPDEEYNTFAGLILDELGTVPADGEMPELSFGSMKINVTKVADHRIEEAVVTLVEPDTENSSESDEINEPSDDKNHDDN
- a CDS encoding S-layer homology domain-containing protein — protein: MIKYKLKFISTILVLCILTSVSATAFAEIFPQFEQTNYYDSSTYADVYDDDWYYYYVGFAYEYGIMTGTGDNMFTPDGNITLAEAITVASRLNAKYYGNTINKLNSGGSVASLDNNNIKYSYPISGNGNFQINDSDSMTQTPKTGVYINTNGVGSVNRQANMTWFMPYLEYAVNQGIIEPNQFSGRYLNPASREQLAYLLFKALPDCYQKINEISPIPDVRESNPYYQEILKLYESGVVTGSDEYGTFYPASDILRSEAAAMVSRIINTDLRISFSLNQDKPYQSLSYSWNYPFYGETFRLDVSISYYDYNYFVSKPRTNNYSAYAQDEADETAVYTLAETLRDMAVNNGFASSYDIAGFISAFVQSLEYQDDLTYKGVIEYPKYPIETLFDQGGDCEDSAVLLAKMLKLLGYGAVLLVSEDHMAVGLQTSSNGNLSLDGIQYYYIETTEPGWRIGDVPNDMVGVGMSVLYI
- a CDS encoding M23 family metallopeptidase — translated: MKRKLVGWIMCIMLFISVLPNLAVSAGESWWWPCPSALSYSSGYGMRTYNGVTRFHRGVDIPGTRGSQVIASRSGIARIANTNNPFANDRGRCVVIDHEDGYYSVYQHMSDYAINDNVRVMQGQVIGYVGGSGSGGEYTYNAHLHFEVHKYSPNNALTILNLDWSQGVNTPVTSTDPKAFINPNAPRPSGEAPSNITIKANKTSIEVGDTVTFTYTISNANSRYVGIDWAGGSRYYSIPLSNSSGTVSYTFTLPGTYCVITEGSNEYGYNCCGGVYITVKAKEITASISANYTSIGVGDTVTFDYYINNATSYRGLGIDYAGGSRYFSQSLDQTSGSVSHTFTKPGLYCCIVEGYNTDVYNCSPGVYVKVVDSKPIDMTISVDETNINIGDTVTFKYAIIGATVKHIGIDYADGTRYNSIRTYQDSGSISYTFTQTGLYCCIIEGYNNIGYDCSPGIYIRVTEPYQSPTTFTTYTDNDSYRRFHTEITNLTCDAEYIVASYDSGGQLLEMSNSGISAGEGGCEMTLPKHSGEKYIKVFLWDSLKGMKPLTEVEKITL